A part of Antennarius striatus isolate MH-2024 chromosome 21, ASM4005453v1, whole genome shotgun sequence genomic DNA contains:
- the LOC137588353 gene encoding carbonic anhydrase 4-like: MKLLVAAVGLLALCVHPNAASNSTEWCYHDPACNDTTWPTLFPSFCNGNRQSPININSSDTTVNDNLTEIMITNSSVNGFLDKIENTGRTIKVKFRKGIEFHGGDLTESYEALQFHLHWGNRTSVPGSEHTVNGIRYPGEMHIVTIKKSLNGNTSLGTTISDGFAAFGFFIEESTSSSALSDSWRTLLNDLSNISFCDTSIAAPSGVSLDDLIQGVNRSSYYRYLGSLTTPNCFESVVWTVFKEPIGLSSDVIDLFSTLYIGANASSPLMINVYRGIQDLALTVTTQREATESSASMIFYSLGLIALSLFVSWS, encoded by the exons atgaaGTTGCTTGTTGCTGCAGTAGGCTTACTTGCCTTGTGCGTCCACCCGAATGCAGCAAGTAATTCAACCG aatggtGCTATCATGATCCAGCATGCA ATGACACCACATGGCCAACTCTCTTTCCTTCGTTTTGCAATGGCAATCGGCAGTCTCCCATAAACATCAACAGCTCAGACACCACAGTCAACGACAACCTGACTGAAATCATGATTACGAACTCCAGTGTGAACGGCTTTCTGGATAAGATCGAGAATACCGGCAGGACAA TTAAAGTCAAATTTAGAAAAGGAATTGAGTTTCACGGAGGAGACCTAACTGAGAGTTATGAGGCCCTGCAGTTCCATTTGCACTGGGGTAATAGAACTTCGGTGCCTGGTTCCGAGCACACTGTGAATGGCATTCGCTATCCAGGGGAG atGCACATAGTAACTATTAAGAAATCTCTTAATGGAAATACGTCTTTAGGAACAACAATCTCTGATGGATTTGCTGCTTTTGGCTTCTTCATTGAg gaGTCGACAAGTTCATCTGCATTATCTGACAGCTGGAGAACCTTGTTAAACGACCTGAGCAACATCTCGTTTTGTG ACACATCTATCGCTGCACCTTCTGGAGTCTCACTGGATGATCTCATCCAAGGGGTGAATCGCTCCAGCTATTACCGCTACCTAGGCTCGCTAACCACCCCAAATTGCTTTGAATCTGTGGTTTGGACTGTGTTCAAAGAACCAATCGGCCTCAGCAGTGATGTG ATTGATCTTTTCAGCACCTTATACATTGGCGCCAATGCTTCATCACCTTTAATGATCAATGTCTACAGAGGCATCCAGGACCTGGCCCTGACTGTCACAACACAGCGGGAGGCCACGGAAAGCTCTGCCTCCATGATCTTCTACTCTCTAGGGCTTATTGCCCTCAGCCTTTTTGTGTCCTGGAGTTAG
- the mmp25b gene encoding matrix metalloproteinase-17, protein MELGLFLLMALILSGGASTQPDQYSRAVDWLSRYGYLPPPDPHTSKLQTKDGLEKAIRVMQRFGGVQETGILDSETLKLMSTPRCSLPDIVGSGDMLRRRRRRRRYALSGLKWHKKDLTWSVHSYPSPSFSPSLSNNLVDRLLSHAFKAWSDAAPLIFRQLPSDHQGVATGGDIRVSFDRLLHDDGYPFDGPGGTLAHAFFPGRDEVAGDTHFDDHESWSYGGDGGSTDLFTVAVHEFGHALGLSHSSSDPSIMRPYYQGPVENIANFKLDLDDKMAIQQLYGVKDGGPPGGVDPDLPGLPRPPPARPTQLSDPTFHERCQGGFDAVANIRGEVFFFKDAHFWRTKRDGSLVSLRPALIQNFWTGFPPGMSKIDAVYERKTDSHIIFFVGSQYWVFKDTVAMPNYPRPLAEWGMRSKFGALVESVEAAFIWAHNGKTYLFSGGEFWRFDESHTSEHVNRQPDSGYPRDNSLWAGVPSHMDDIISWGEGDAYFFKDNLYWVLKNGGLNQEVVTPRSIAVDWLRCPAPSAPPNTVNPRLPKECSCDLKGSSSFLRSSWLTFILFLLLVAVY, encoded by the exons ATGGAGTTGGGTCTGTTTCTATTGATGGCTTTGATCTTAAGCGGGGGTGCATCAACACAACCCGACCAGTACAGTAGAGCAGTG GATTGGTTGAGCAGGTATGGCTATCTTCCTCCGCCTGACCCACACACAAGCAAACTGCAGACCAAAGATGGGCTTGAGAAAGCCATTCGTGTCATGCAGCGATTTGGGGGGGTTCAGGAAACTGGAATTCTCG ACAGTGAAACCCTCAAACTCATGTCCACACCACGCTGCTCCCTTCCGGATATTGTTGGGAGTGGAGACATGCTAAGGAGAAGAAGACGGAGGAGACGATATGCTTTGTCAGGCCTTAAGTGGCACAAGAAAGACCTCACATGgag TGTCCACAGCTACCCATCGCCTTCCTTCTCCCCCAGCCTGTCTAATAATTTGGTGGACAGACTTCTTAGTCATGCCTTCAAAGCTTGGAGCGACGCAGCCCCGCTGATCTTCCGTCAGCTGCCAAGCGACCACCAGGGAGTGGCCACTGGAGGGGACATCAGAGTGTCTTTTGATCGCTTGCTTCATGATGACGGGTACCCTTTTGATGGGCCGGGTGGCACCCTGGCCCACGCTTTCTTTCCAGGCAGGGATGAAGTGGCCGGTGACACACATTTTGATGATCATGAGAGCTGGAGTTATGGAG GTGATGGCGGCAGCACTGATTTGTTCACAGTTGCAGTGCATGAGTTCGGCCATGCGCTGGGCCTGTCCCACTCCTCCTCTGATCCGTCCATCATGAGGCCTTATTACCAGGGGCCTGTGGAAAACATCGCCAACTTCAAGCTGGATCTGGACGACAAGATGGCCATTCAGCAGCTCTATG GTGTGAAAGATGGGGGGCCACCAGGTGGTGTTGATCCTGACCTGCCGGGTTTACCCAGACCCCCTCCCGCCAGACCAACACAGCT TTCTGATCCCACATTCCATGAGCGATGTCAGGGAGGCTTTGATGCTGTGGCAAATATCAGGGGAGAGGTCTTCTTCTTTAAAG ATGCACACTTCTGGAGAACGAAACGAGACGGGTCTTTAGTGTCCCTCAGGCCGGCTCTAATTCAAAACTTTTGGACTGGCTTTCCTCCTGGAATGAGTAAGATTGATGCTGTGTATGAGCGGAAGACTGACAGTCACATCATCTTCTTCGTTG GATCTCAGTACTGGGTCTTCAAAGACACAGTGGCCATGCCCAATTACCCCCGACCCCTCGCTGAATGGGGGATGCGGAGCAAGTTTGGAGCACTGGTGGAAAGTGTGGAGGCAGCTTTCATCTGGGCCCACAACGGGAAAACGTACCTCTTCAGCGGGGGAGAATTTTGGAGATTTGACGAGAGTCACACTAGCGAACACGTGAATAGGCAGCCAGATTCAGGTTACCCGCGAGACAACAGCCTCTGGGCTGGAGTACCGTCCCatatggatgacatcatcagctgggGAGAAG GAGATGCCTACTTCTTCAAGGACAACCTTTACTGGGTACTGAAAAATGGAGGACTAAATCAAGAAGTAGTTACTCCTCGATCCATCGCTGTGGACTGGCTCAGATGTCCGGCTCCCTCTGCGCCCCCCAACACAGTCAATCCTCGACTCCCAAAGGAGTGCAGCTGTGACTTAAAGGGTTCATCTTCTTTCCTCAGAAGTAGCTGGCTCACTTTCattctctttcttctgttgGTGGCTGTTTATTAG